A window of the Acidobacteriota bacterium genome harbors these coding sequences:
- a CDS encoding toxin-antitoxin system HicB family antitoxin, producing MATITVRLPDEKHERLKLMARRYGISLNKLFEELSTTALAEFDVETRFRVRAGRGSIERGLAILDGLDDAAGESP from the coding sequence ATGGCGACGATCACTGTCCGACTCCCCGACGAGAAACACGAGCGCTTGAAGCTCATGGCCAGACGGTACGGAATCAGCCTCAACAAGCTCTTCGAAGAGCTATCGACTACGGCCCTCGCTGAGTTCGATGTCGAAACACGGTTTCGAGTACGAGCAGGCCGTGGCTCGATCGAACGAGGGTTGGCGATTTTGGACGGCTTGGACGATGCGGCCGGCGAGTCGCCGTAG
- a CDS encoding efflux RND transporter periplasmic adaptor subunit: protein MLVEAGEVVRADLSLRTEATGHLQAWRRVEVSAPAAGQIVRRRVDEGDWVEAGTTLLELDDRDARLELEEARTELLRARAEFAVEYGGEYALDEVAVPSPQADSAMREHQETERLFEKGLVSRQELRRSEQKQQALDLLRGEHRQDVQAATSGLAQAEQRVERAQLSLQRTRVRAPFFGRIADLLVEEGQRVAVGEACMTLLDDSRLKVEVEVLEEDLVRLATGASAEIRLPSLGDLRLGGTIHSINPAVDPETGTGRLAVAISNREGRLLPGLFAAVQIETRLLRDRLLVPRAAVLDREGREVAFRIVDGRARWSYLRTGARDGDWVEVLEGLKEADRVAVSGHLTLAHDAIVQTVDGDG from the coding sequence GTGCTCGTCGAAGCCGGCGAGGTTGTTCGGGCCGACCTGTCGTTGCGGACGGAGGCGACGGGCCACCTGCAAGCCTGGCGCCGAGTCGAGGTCAGTGCTCCAGCGGCGGGGCAGATCGTTCGTCGCCGGGTCGACGAAGGAGACTGGGTCGAGGCCGGTACAACGCTTCTCGAGCTCGATGATCGCGACGCTCGTCTCGAGCTCGAGGAGGCGCGCACTGAGTTACTCCGGGCGCGGGCCGAGTTCGCGGTCGAGTACGGCGGCGAGTATGCCCTCGATGAGGTGGCGGTTCCTTCCCCACAGGCCGACTCTGCTATGCGGGAGCATCAGGAGACCGAGCGGCTGTTCGAAAAAGGACTGGTGTCGCGTCAGGAGCTGCGGCGCAGCGAGCAAAAGCAGCAAGCCCTCGACTTGCTGAGGGGCGAGCATCGTCAGGATGTGCAAGCGGCCACCAGCGGTTTGGCTCAAGCGGAGCAGCGGGTTGAGCGAGCCCAGCTTTCGCTGCAGAGGACTCGCGTTCGGGCTCCCTTCTTCGGTCGGATCGCCGACCTCCTCGTCGAGGAGGGACAGCGAGTCGCGGTGGGCGAGGCCTGCATGACCCTGCTCGACGACTCACGACTCAAGGTCGAGGTCGAGGTTCTGGAAGAAGATCTGGTGCGCCTGGCCACCGGCGCTTCGGCAGAGATTCGGTTGCCGTCGCTCGGCGATCTTCGGCTTGGGGGGACGATTCACAGCATCAACCCGGCGGTCGATCCGGAGACTGGGACGGGACGATTGGCCGTTGCGATCTCCAACCGTGAGGGACGCCTCTTACCCGGTCTCTTCGCTGCCGTCCAGATCGAGACTCGGTTGCTCCGAGATCGCTTGCTGGTGCCACGGGCGGCGGTCCTCGATCGGGAAGGCCGCGAAGTCGCCTTTCGGATCGTCGATGGGCGAGCTCGTTGGAGCTATCTTCGGACCGGCGCCCGCGATGGAGATTGGGTGGAGGTACTGGAAGGCTTGAAGGAAGCCGACCGAGTCGCCGTTAGTGGCCATCTCACCCTCGCCCATGACGCCATTGTCCAGACGGTGGACGGCGACGGCTGA
- a CDS encoding efflux RND transporter permease subunit produces MTTVSDGDSLRRWLEDLLARPVAVFSLSLALFLAGILLARRLPVEWSPSLELPTVSVTTAWPGASARAVEREITLQVERAVQRVPWIAALESVSEPGSSVVRVEVASLDKLDLTVAEIGEQVARLRPILPPWVVPRVDREAPASDRQRTGFMRLQLVGGVSAVALRRLADERIAPPLLNLPGVSRVRVEGGEELELGIDLDADRLNTHGLAAETVSRVLRRAFEERSFGTWRREGRVTLLQGRAMEQADEVGELVVALQGETPVRVHDLGRVRLRPAAAVSRSRVNGQPVVSLQVDRAAGSHLLETARSVRRKAEELVDTLPDRTVALSVVEDQSEDLRAELTDLKWRGAASLVLVIAALFVMLRSRGAVLSVLLAAALSLALALGMLGVIGLTLNLVTLAGLVVIFGLLVDNAVVVVEQFQRRLRSRTGGLGARQLASALRAVALPLVAGTLSTIALTAPLVLLSGDWRQVFWPLGLLLAAILLLSLPVAFLLLPVLGRWLHLVPSRRRRAWRLRRVSLLPYRLAARWPRLTLIAVVLFVGIPWWLLPHKIELPPSFGEAEVAGQRRAALYNRTLGHPAALRLRSHLEAGTGGLIRPLWRAMTRSGRGRSLPVPSTLVVRVRLPAGAGIDRADELIRQFEELALESSSVERSLVTVRDSSATQRSVWRSGALETAGPFRLRERMIDRATRVTGARVDIRGLTREGFTSGGGRDAVPFLLAASGPSFEDLEACLEDFSAQLLKHPRISHVELHADRVGRSLNRQVVALQPRWESMERWRIDTESLAEALRSRIATAMPSLYADFDRWQRLPVRISVGNREVPELDSLMATAVRNSDNLALPLKELTRPGIESRSAVIERTNQQYVRHLTVSFRGPLHLGSEVIDRQLATFRAPPTIQLRRTDLTSYQLTSPRLMLILLLVTTGVIFLVIAAACESWSLAALAVVTLPVALAGAGVAFSGPFALSFGEGAFIGLLLLLGISVNDHILMAARYRSLERRRPNLEPRRRVLLALSQRLRPMWTTTATTLAGLLPLLVAVGGDSGRFWQAMALTVTFGLLASTALGPLIPVAWFSWRRRSAG; encoded by the coding sequence GTGACGACGGTTTCCGACGGGGATTCTCTGCGGCGATGGCTCGAGGATCTGTTGGCGCGACCGGTCGCTGTCTTCTCCCTTTCTCTAGCACTCTTCCTGGCCGGAATTCTGCTCGCTCGTCGGTTGCCAGTCGAGTGGTCTCCAAGCCTTGAGCTGCCAACGGTCAGTGTGACCACAGCGTGGCCCGGAGCCTCGGCTCGAGCGGTCGAAAGAGAGATAACTCTGCAGGTTGAGCGGGCCGTCCAGAGGGTGCCCTGGATTGCAGCCCTGGAGAGTGTTTCGGAGCCGGGCAGCTCGGTGGTGCGGGTCGAGGTCGCGAGCCTCGACAAGCTCGACCTCACGGTCGCAGAAATTGGCGAGCAGGTTGCGCGATTGCGTCCGATCCTGCCTCCCTGGGTCGTGCCCCGAGTCGACCGGGAAGCACCGGCCTCGGATCGTCAGCGGACTGGGTTCATGCGCTTGCAGCTAGTGGGCGGCGTGTCGGCTGTGGCGCTGCGCCGTTTGGCCGATGAGCGAATTGCTCCACCTCTGCTCAATCTTCCGGGCGTCAGTCGTGTGCGAGTCGAGGGTGGCGAAGAGCTGGAGCTCGGCATCGATCTCGATGCCGATCGACTCAATACCCACGGCCTCGCTGCGGAAACCGTCTCGCGGGTGCTGCGACGAGCCTTCGAGGAGCGTTCTTTCGGCACCTGGCGCCGTGAGGGAAGGGTAACCCTCCTCCAGGGCCGAGCCATGGAGCAGGCTGACGAGGTGGGAGAGCTGGTGGTTGCGCTCCAAGGAGAGACTCCGGTGCGCGTGCACGATCTCGGGCGGGTGAGGTTACGGCCGGCGGCGGCCGTCAGTCGGAGCCGGGTCAACGGACAGCCGGTCGTTTCGCTGCAAGTCGATCGTGCGGCAGGGAGTCATCTTCTCGAGACCGCTCGATCGGTACGTCGGAAAGCCGAGGAGCTGGTGGACACCCTTCCGGACCGGACGGTGGCGCTCTCGGTGGTTGAGGACCAGAGCGAGGACCTGCGTGCCGAGCTGACGGACCTGAAGTGGCGGGGAGCTGCCTCGTTGGTACTGGTCATCGCCGCCCTTTTTGTGATGTTACGGAGCCGTGGTGCGGTGTTGAGCGTGCTGCTCGCCGCCGCGCTGAGCCTGGCCCTCGCTCTCGGGATGCTGGGAGTCATCGGCCTGACTCTGAACTTGGTGACGCTGGCGGGTTTGGTGGTCATCTTCGGCTTGCTGGTCGACAACGCGGTGGTTGTGGTCGAGCAGTTCCAACGCCGCTTGCGCAGCCGGACGGGCGGTCTCGGCGCCCGGCAGCTCGCTTCCGCTCTGCGTGCTGTTGCTTTGCCGCTCGTCGCCGGAACCCTGTCTACGATCGCCCTGACGGCTCCTTTGGTCCTGCTCAGTGGCGACTGGCGCCAAGTCTTCTGGCCATTGGGTCTGCTGCTGGCTGCCATCCTCCTCCTTTCGCTTCCCGTGGCCTTTCTGTTGCTGCCGGTGTTGGGGCGTTGGCTGCACCTCGTTCCTTCCCGACGGAGGAGAGCCTGGCGCCTGCGCCGCGTCAGCCTTTTGCCCTACCGGCTGGCGGCCCGTTGGCCTCGCCTCACATTGATCGCGGTCGTTCTTTTCGTAGGCATTCCGTGGTGGCTGCTACCGCACAAGATCGAGCTCCCACCGTCGTTCGGTGAGGCGGAGGTCGCGGGGCAGCGGCGAGCGGCCCTCTACAACCGCACCCTCGGTCACCCTGCGGCGTTGCGGTTGCGCTCACATCTCGAAGCCGGAACCGGAGGCTTGATTCGGCCGCTGTGGAGGGCGATGACGAGGAGCGGACGAGGCCGCTCGCTGCCGGTACCGTCCACCCTCGTCGTGCGGGTTCGATTGCCGGCGGGTGCCGGCATCGATCGCGCCGATGAGCTGATTCGACAGTTCGAGGAGCTGGCCCTAGAGTCGTCGTCGGTCGAACGTTCCTTGGTCACGGTGCGCGATTCGTCGGCCACTCAGCGCTCGGTATGGCGCTCCGGGGCTCTCGAGACGGCAGGTCCGTTTCGACTGCGTGAGCGGATGATCGACCGTGCGACTCGGGTGACCGGAGCGCGTGTCGACATCCGAGGACTGACCCGTGAGGGCTTCACCAGTGGAGGCGGACGGGACGCGGTGCCTTTTCTCTTGGCGGCATCGGGGCCCAGCTTCGAGGATCTCGAGGCTTGCCTCGAGGATTTTTCGGCCCAGTTGCTGAAGCATCCGAGGATCAGCCATGTCGAGCTTCATGCGGACCGTGTAGGGCGTTCATTGAACCGGCAGGTCGTGGCGCTTCAGCCGCGCTGGGAATCCATGGAGCGCTGGCGCATCGACACCGAGTCCTTGGCCGAGGCGCTCCGTTCGCGGATCGCGACTGCGATGCCCAGCCTCTATGCCGATTTCGACCGCTGGCAACGGCTCCCGGTGAGAATCTCCGTCGGCAATCGCGAAGTCCCCGAGCTCGATTCCCTGATGGCAACTGCAGTCCGCAACAGCGACAATCTTGCGTTGCCCTTGAAGGAGCTGACGCGACCCGGGATCGAGTCGCGGTCCGCGGTCATCGAGCGCACCAACCAACAGTACGTTCGGCACCTGACGGTGAGCTTTCGCGGCCCTCTGCATCTCGGGAGCGAAGTTATCGACCGGCAGCTCGCGACGTTCCGTGCTCCACCGACGATTCAGCTTCGACGCACGGATCTGACTTCTTACCAGCTCACCTCGCCTCGCCTCATGCTGATCCTGCTCTTGGTCACGACCGGAGTCATCTTTCTGGTCATTGCCGCGGCCTGCGAGTCATGGTCCCTGGCCGCCCTCGCGGTTGTTACCCTACCGGTCGCCCTGGCCGGGGCAGGGGTTGCTTTCTCGGGTCCGTTTGCCCTGAGCTTCGGTGAAGGCGCCTTCATCGGCCTCCTTCTGCTACTCGGCATCAGTGTCAACGACCACATTCTGATGGCGGCGCGCTACCGTTCCTTGGAGCGCCGCCGGCCAAACCTGGAGCCGCGCCGACGAGTGCTCTTGGCCCTTTCGCAGCGCTTGCGACCGATGTGGACCACGACCGCGACGACCCTTGCCGGGCTGCTGCCTTTGCTGGTGGCAGTGGGCGGCGACAGCGGTCGTTTTTGGCAGGCCATGGCCTTGACCGTGACTTTCGGGTTGCTGGCATCGACCGCCCTCGGTCCGCTGATCCCAGTCGCTTGGTTTTCCTGGCGAAGGCGCTCTGCGGGTTGA
- a CDS encoding efflux RND transporter permease subunit: MRTLIALCVRRPVGVMALCGLVLGASVLALAKLPVELLPGLRLPTLAVWTGLPDVPPARVERTVTEPLEEALGGLSGLRELTSKSQLGGSLVRLDFGWNQDLDLTLLEVREQLDRIAHKLPEEAVRPVVLRIDPADRPILWIAVSNRASEGTSPADLAAAKQVARDVVARRLEQLPGVARVRLTGGFDPRIVAQFDPDRLLAHQVGLEAVSEAIRRSNVSLFGGVVRRGLLRYPLEVRGEIQNLEELGDIRVSAADAPAVRLADLARLQRGFEDRRGMVRLDGREVLLLLVERATDANTLQTAAAVATALDEMEGDLPGLELRIVTDESVFIRQAIRGVVQALALGGILAVIVLFAFFRRRGPLIAVAMAIPLSLAITTVLFDLLDVSINLLALSGLALGIGMLLDNAIVVVENVARCREEGLARAESAIRGAHEVAPAVVTSTLTTLSVFLPLSFVPGLGGRLFRDQSMAVVASLLASLLVALAVVPVLLARETKGRANPRPQALRPQSRQLYERLLEAALARPGRIAVGAVLLIFGGFLALAALPRELIPASDQRRLELEVTLAPESDLPLLSQLVAAIETEVARWPETAHLLADLGERDEARLELDPRPIWQADLVLHLGAPLSSVEARRRLLAAGDKVAVSGARTDLERLLLPDEADLSIDLNAESRGLIEPHVAMVEEELRSLTSLANVRPASTGRLSSFQLYFDRESAVRFGVSLSALGDSVEAATQGRNAGSLRRVQRDLPISLHLPTTSSLDELVELPVATNTGFQPLKRFVRVEPLEIESAVWRRDQVPVVLWFADLSPGVGLQQAVGEIGRSLEGRLPTGIRAKVGGTNEAFLSGLEGAGRSLLLSLCLIYLILAAQFESFLQPLVVIAAVPLAFAGVALALWLTGQSLNLLSLTGVVVLTGVVVNDAILKVDRINRLRRAGNSLRASILEAGAQRLRPILMTSITTVAGLIPLAVGAGAGQEVRSPLALTILGGLSSSTVLVLFVVPVLYRLISGSGEDPSS, from the coding sequence ATGAGAACGCTGATCGCTCTGTGCGTGCGCCGTCCGGTGGGAGTGATGGCCCTCTGCGGACTCGTCTTGGGCGCGTCGGTACTTGCGCTGGCCAAGCTGCCGGTCGAGCTCTTGCCGGGGTTGCGACTGCCAACTCTGGCGGTTTGGACCGGACTCCCGGATGTTCCGCCCGCGCGCGTCGAACGCACCGTAACGGAGCCCTTGGAAGAGGCTTTGGGTGGGCTTTCAGGTCTTCGTGAGCTGACCAGCAAGAGCCAGCTCGGCGGTAGTCTCGTACGGCTCGACTTCGGTTGGAATCAAGACCTCGACCTGACCCTCCTCGAGGTGCGCGAACAGCTCGACAGAATCGCCCACAAGCTTCCCGAAGAAGCTGTGCGCCCGGTGGTGCTGCGCATCGATCCGGCAGATCGCCCGATTCTGTGGATCGCCGTCTCGAACCGAGCCTCCGAGGGGACCTCCCCAGCGGATTTGGCGGCCGCCAAGCAGGTGGCCCGAGACGTTGTCGCTCGGCGCCTCGAGCAACTGCCGGGAGTTGCACGGGTCCGCCTGACCGGTGGCTTCGATCCCCGAATCGTTGCCCAATTCGATCCCGACCGGTTGCTGGCCCACCAAGTTGGGCTCGAGGCCGTTTCGGAGGCGATTCGGCGCTCCAACGTCAGCCTTTTCGGCGGTGTCGTGAGGCGGGGCCTTCTTCGCTATCCCCTCGAAGTCCGAGGAGAGATACAGAATTTGGAGGAACTGGGCGATATTCGGGTCTCGGCGGCCGATGCGCCGGCAGTGCGCCTCGCGGACCTTGCCCGCTTGCAGAGAGGGTTCGAGGATCGTCGAGGAATGGTTCGCCTCGATGGTCGGGAGGTTCTCCTGCTGTTGGTGGAGCGCGCGACCGATGCCAATACCCTGCAAACGGCGGCCGCTGTCGCGACGGCCTTGGATGAGATGGAAGGGGATTTGCCGGGTCTCGAGCTCCGGATTGTGACCGACGAGAGCGTCTTCATTCGGCAAGCGATTCGTGGTGTCGTGCAGGCCTTGGCGCTCGGTGGGATCTTGGCCGTGATTGTGTTGTTCGCCTTCTTCCGTCGTCGCGGCCCCCTGATAGCGGTCGCGATGGCGATTCCTCTGTCGCTGGCGATCACCACGGTTTTGTTCGATCTTCTCGACGTCTCGATCAACCTTCTCGCCCTCAGTGGATTGGCTCTCGGGATCGGCATGTTGCTGGACAATGCCATCGTTGTCGTCGAGAACGTTGCGCGCTGTAGGGAGGAGGGATTGGCTCGGGCAGAGTCCGCCATTCGCGGAGCCCACGAAGTCGCTCCGGCCGTGGTCACCAGCACCTTGACCACGCTTTCCGTCTTCTTGCCGCTGAGTTTCGTTCCGGGGCTCGGAGGGCGGCTGTTCCGAGATCAGTCGATGGCAGTGGTGGCATCCTTACTGGCATCTCTGCTGGTTGCTCTGGCGGTCGTGCCGGTTTTGTTGGCGCGTGAGACGAAGGGGCGGGCGAATCCCCGCCCTCAGGCTCTGAGGCCGCAGTCAAGACAGCTCTACGAACGCCTGCTCGAGGCGGCGTTGGCTCGGCCAGGTCGGATAGCGGTTGGTGCGGTCCTGCTGATCTTCGGCGGCTTCTTGGCGCTCGCAGCCCTGCCGCGGGAACTGATTCCGGCGAGCGATCAGCGGCGACTCGAGCTCGAGGTGACCCTAGCCCCTGAGTCCGATCTTCCACTCCTGTCGCAACTAGTGGCAGCGATCGAGACGGAAGTGGCCCGCTGGCCCGAAACCGCTCATTTGCTGGCCGATCTCGGTGAGCGGGACGAAGCTCGCCTGGAGCTCGATCCTCGGCCCATTTGGCAGGCCGACTTGGTGCTTCACCTGGGCGCTCCATTGTCGTCGGTGGAGGCTCGCCGACGCCTCCTGGCAGCAGGTGACAAGGTCGCAGTTTCAGGAGCTCGAACCGATCTTGAGCGTCTTCTCCTCCCGGACGAGGCGGATCTCTCGATCGACCTGAACGCCGAGTCTCGGGGGTTGATCGAGCCACACGTGGCCATGGTGGAGGAGGAGTTGCGGTCTCTCACCTCATTGGCCAATGTGCGTCCGGCATCGACAGGCCGTCTTTCGTCCTTCCAGTTGTACTTCGATCGCGAGAGCGCGGTGCGTTTCGGGGTCTCGCTGTCGGCTTTGGGAGATTCTGTGGAGGCCGCTACCCAGGGCCGCAACGCCGGCTCCCTGCGGCGTGTTCAGCGAGACTTACCGATCTCTTTGCACCTCCCGACCACGAGCTCCCTCGATGAGCTCGTCGAGCTTCCCGTGGCGACCAATACTGGGTTTCAGCCACTGAAGCGGTTTGTCCGGGTCGAGCCGCTCGAGATCGAGTCGGCCGTATGGCGGCGTGATCAGGTACCCGTGGTGCTGTGGTTTGCCGACCTGTCGCCGGGAGTAGGGCTTCAGCAAGCGGTAGGAGAGATTGGGAGATCTCTCGAGGGACGCCTTCCAACGGGGATTCGCGCCAAGGTTGGGGGAACCAATGAGGCCTTCCTGTCTGGACTGGAAGGCGCCGGCCGAAGCCTCCTCCTCAGTCTGTGCCTGATCTACTTGATCCTGGCCGCTCAGTTCGAGAGCTTCCTACAGCCACTGGTGGTCATCGCAGCGGTGCCCTTGGCCTTTGCAGGGGTTGCTCTGGCGCTTTGGTTGACTGGGCAGAGCCTCAACTTGCTGAGCTTGACCGGGGTCGTGGTGTTGACCGGAGTGGTGGTCAATGACGCGATCTTGAAGGTCGACCGCATCAATCGGTTGCGGCGCGCGGGAAACTCTCTCCGAGCCTCGATCCTGGAGGCCGGCGCGCAGCGGTTGCGGCCGATTCTGATGACTTCCATCACGACCGTGGCGGGTCTGATTCCGCTGGCTGTCGGAGCCGGTGCAGGGCAGGAGGTGCGGTCGCCACTGGCCCTGACCATTCTGGGAGGACTGTCGAGCTCCACCGTGTTGGTTCTCTTCGTCGTACCGGTCCTCTACCGGCTCATCTCGGGCTCCGGTGAGGATCCGAGCTCGTGA
- a CDS encoding putative toxin-antitoxin system toxin component, PIN family, with amino-acid sequence MRYHDWVRVVIDTSVFVSAILGHEGSASREVLRRSLVRELLPAMGTSLFLEYESVVSRPSILEQSRLDQREVEELLDAFASVCTWTTVYYRWRPSLVDEADHHLLELAIASGADAIVTKNVRHLRSGELRFSQLRILRPEELTKDS; translated from the coding sequence ATGCGCTATCATGATTGGGTGCGCGTGGTCATTGACACAAGCGTCTTCGTAAGCGCCATCCTTGGCCACGAAGGAAGTGCGAGCCGGGAAGTGCTCCGGCGCAGTTTGGTTCGAGAGCTGCTGCCTGCGATGGGGACGTCGCTCTTCTTGGAGTACGAATCGGTCGTTAGCCGTCCCTCGATCTTGGAGCAGTCGCGCCTGGACCAGAGAGAAGTCGAGGAATTGCTCGACGCCTTTGCAAGTGTCTGCACCTGGACGACGGTCTACTACCGATGGCGTCCGAGCTTGGTGGACGAGGCTGACCACCACCTCCTCGAGCTTGCGATCGCGTCCGGAGCTGACGCGATCGTCACTAAGAATGTTCGTCATCTCCGAAGCGGCGAGCTTCGATTTTCACAGCTTCGAATTCTGCGGCCCGAAGAGCTGACCAAGGACTCATAG